From a single Collimonas pratensis genomic region:
- the ndk gene encoding nucleoside-diphosphate kinase, with translation MAIERTLSIIKPDAVAKNVIGQIYTRFENAGLKIVAARMTHLTRAEAEGFYAVHSERPFFKDLVDFMISGPVMIQALEGENAVLKHRDLMGATDPKKAEKGTIRADFADSIDANAVHGSDAVEAGKVEIAYFFPTV, from the coding sequence ATGGCAATTGAACGCACCCTGTCGATTATCAAACCAGACGCAGTTGCAAAAAACGTAATCGGTCAAATCTACACACGTTTTGAAAACGCTGGCTTGAAGATCGTTGCTGCCCGCATGACGCACCTGACACGCGCTGAAGCCGAAGGCTTCTACGCTGTGCACAGCGAGCGTCCTTTCTTCAAGGACCTGGTTGATTTCATGATCTCCGGTCCAGTCATGATCCAGGCTCTGGAAGGCGAAAACGCCGTGTTGAAGCACCGCGACCTGATGGGCGCAACCGATCCTAAGAAGGCAGAAAAAGGCACGATCCGCGCCGATTTCGCTGACTCGATCGATGCGAACGCAGTGCACGGTTCGGACGCAGTGGAAGCCGGCAAGGTTGAAATCGCTTATTTCTTCCCAACGGTCTAA